AAATCAAATATGACCTAATGATTAACAGAGCAGCAGATGATTGTAAACTTGGAACAGTAATAACTCCTAAATCGggattttattatatattaattaaaagaatcaATCAGATAAATGTTAGCAAATTGACTGTACAAGACAAGATCCTAAGTCctaacaaaacccaaaaaaagaaAGCTAAGTATGGTGAAGAACCATCATCAGACTGTTCCCAAAAgtttgcttttatttttatttttttaaagttctcTAAGAAATCTCCCATAATCAACTTCCATTAGCCAGAAACGAGCCCCGGGCCTGTCTGCTAACGTCCCTCTTAGCCTTATCAGCTTGAGCTCGACGTACAGCCAACAAGATCTGCCTTTCATGTTCTTTCAACATTTCATCCAAGTTTCCTTCTCCTGAGATCAACGGTCCTGAGTAATGaatcctctctctcttctctccatcATAACCCTATGTTTTTTCACCATATTGTGATCAGCAACGAATATGAGAACACAAGGactaacaaacaaacaaacaacaacaatgtTAAACGTGGGTTTAGTTTCTTGTTACCATTAATGGGCCTTTGCTAGAGGACGAAGGGTCATCTTTCCTCAAACCATTGGGTTTCTCAAGCAATCTTTGGGACAAATTGCAATTCCCAGAACCATCTTCAAGCCAGCGTTGATTCACTAAGGCGTCTCTCATACTTCCAAACTGTGAAGAACCATCTCTGTTAGGTGCAACCGAGTTTGAGAATCTTGACAACTGGGCTCCTCCACGTTGGACATAGGACCTTTGTGTTCTCAGATGGCTTGACCCGTTAGAATGATTGTCACCATTTGTGTTGGGATTGTGTGGCTCAATCCTGAAGCCAGAGCCAGAATCTCCCTCAGGATTAAATGTCTCACTCACGCTTGTCTGGTTAGTCTCCCCTAGACGTTTCTGtaatataaagaaaacataaaacaatcCCGAGCAATAAGATAGAAGCATGTATGCATCTTTAGTGTTGAAAGATACCTGTATTGATGCCAGTAACTCTGCATTGGCACCAGGAGCAGGTACAGCTCTTGAAAACCGTTTTTGTTCATTCTGTTTACTGCTCGCACCTTTCCTTCTGCTCATGAGAACATTTTTAAAGTGTCCACTGAGATGTTGGTACTAATAAACAAACCAGAAGGGTCATAAGATCTGAATCTTACCGTCTTGCTTCCTCTTCTCGAAGCTTGATATCAAATTCTTTCCTTGGCTGATATCTCGGTAAGCTTGATGGCTCGCTTGGAAAAGGTTTTGTAGTAAAGAactgagggaaaaaaaaaaagaaatgtgtAAGCCACAATGTTACTAACTTATTGAAGCCTGAATCTAGAATAGTTTCATAAGTAACAACCTCGCTTTGAAGGGCAGAGGATGTGGTTCCACGTGCTTCCGGCTCTACAGCTAGAAGAACATCAAGGAGAGCCAAAGCTGAAGAAGGGATAAGATCCTTATATGTCTCAGCTAAACATCGCTTGTACTGATGTTGAGGTTTAAAGATGGTTGCATGCCGCAATCTTGATCTTCTCCAATACTCCTCTGAAGGTGATCCACAGAGCTTAAAGATCTTGTGCATTTGTTCTACCTGTTCATACATACCCAGAAACATAAATTCTCTCTTTTTAATATATCCATTTCTTCTGCTCTGACAAAATAATGATTGATTCAATAGTGGAAACAAACAACACCTCGGTTCTTCCGGGAAGGAGAGGCTTTCCAGTAAAGAGCTCAGCGAGTATACATCCTGTGCTCCACAGATCAGCCGTGACTCCATAGTCTGTGGAACCGAGCAGAAGCTCAGGCGGGCGGTACCACAAGGTCACAACACGGCTAGTCAGAGGCTGTTTCCGTTGGTAAAAAGTAGAGAGACCAAAATCAGCAATCTTGAGATTATTGTTACGGTCTAGCAGAAGATTCGATCCCTTGATGTCACGGTGCAACACACCACAGCTATGGCAATGTTCTAAGCCAAGCATCAACTGCTTCATGTAGCATTTGATCTAATACCAAAAAACGATATTCAGAATGTTACAAAACTGAAGTTACTACTACACAAACTTGAgatgtttgtttttattatttattcattATTACCTGTGCTTGAGAGAATTTAATCCCAGGGGTTGAAGCAAGGCCTGTAAGATCATGGTCCATGTATTCAAACACAAGATACATACTTGCGGAAGCCTTTGAAATGATAAGCCCTTGGAGTTTCATAACGTTTGGATGGTTAAGCCTACGGAGGATGATTATCTCTCTGGCCATGAACCTCACACTCTCTGGATCCATATTAGCAAACCGAACCTTCTTCAGCGCAACGATCTGGTTCGTTTCGAGATCACGGGCTCTGTACACATTGCTATACGTCCCTTGCCCAATCTGCAATTCAtcatttaagaaagaaaaaaaagaaagcattTAGCTTTTTTATGAGATGgaaaaagattcaaactttctcTAACCATCTCTAACTTCTCGAAGGAATCTGCAGAACGAGGAAGCCATCCACTGAGAGCTTCGCCAGCAACGGAAACCAACCAAGAGGGCCAGCCGGCAATAACCTTAGCTGTTCTGTCTCCATTGGAGACACTAGCAATTCGACTCACTCTTGGCTGCAACGGTCCTACATTATCAAGTAACTCGACAGTGGTGTCTTTTTGAGAAACTGATTCAAGAGATTTCATCTCAAagctcttcttctcctcctcctcatcagaGAAGACATGGTTAGTATTGGGTATTAACCTCAGTGTGGCGTCGTTTCCATTAACGCTTGTGTCCTCTGAAGATGGTTGTTTCTTGGAGGTTCTGTCTTTTGGAATACTTACATGGTTGGTCTCCATGTAACCATCGTTCGTTCGCACTCCTTTTGAGGATACGCACCCCATCCTTCCAGATCAATGCAATTTGATTTGAAATTGATCAAAAGAgagatcaaatatataaaagaaaaaccttctttctttcttttttgtagATCCTCAGATCAAAGGCATAGGAAAAGAAAAACTTATAGTGATCTTTTATTGTAGATCTAAACAAGGAACTGGTATGTTTGTTTAGATGAACATTGTTGTGTCCGAAAGTAAGTTTAGgtccaaaaaaaaagtggaaaaTCAGAGAGAATCAAAGGGTGAAGACCTGGTCAGTAaagaagagagagggagagaaaaagaagaaacgtGGTAGAATTTTTTTGCAAATGAGAGATTTTCGGATCTGGGTTGTTGGTTCATACCTGCGAAGAAAAATTGATGAACAAGGAAACAGAGACAAAGCAAAAAAGGAAAATCAAAAGTCCAAGTCAGAGAGGTTGTGGGATATTCCTATGTAATTTAATACTAACAAGATACCACCCAAACttgtggaagcaccgtagcctattggttaaggtttaaaggcttctacacccaggtctgAGGTTcaaatcccagactatgcaatttattgcagatttcaagtcccggagagaGCGGTTTTAATATCacaaaaatttattaagaaatttatttttctctaaaaagtagttttaaaaatataatttaaaaatcttccaaccaattacaaaaatgaCTACAACATctaattggttacacagttttcaataaagataaaaataacataaaaatatcacaaaatcatctattttgaaacaacaaaaatcttctaaaacatcatctaatatGAAGCAGAGGAAGTATTTTTTTGTATGAAAATGATGTACAccaaaaaactatataattgaTACTTAATAAACTAACAAATAAAATACACTATAGGTTAAGAGCACGGAATGAACATCCAAatgatttttacatattattatttattttgtattcatttacgtattatatatataattaaattaaattaaattaagcacataaaatcaaaacattagCTTCTGTTCATTTACaataattgtttaagtaaataaaccaaaataattattttatttattttatatagtatataacaaaattttaattgtattgacataaaaaaaattattatacagctaatgttattgtttaatttttaataatataaaattagacAAAAACGAGGaggatataaaaaaatttatcaaatctttattattaataatcattaattttcatatatatgttaatcatattaggtaattccatagcttttatttaaggaaataatagataatattattttgtaaactacTAAACAATTTGATAATTagcttaataaaaatataatatatgtttaggtaaaccaacttatttttctaaggattctaagaatcattctaagGATGACATGtgactacaaaaaaaagttgtaattcttcccaattaatatataaaagatttatcaattttaaattggatCATTTTAAAGTAGGGCACAATTAGATATGAtagtaaaattacaatttttagaaacaaATCTATGGAAACATATAATCACACTAAAATCATAAatcaataaataattattttactaaataaattttatattaaaataatttattttgagttttaaaattattctcATATCCAtggaaaataagaaaactagaTGAACGACAAGTCGGCAAACCTAAATACATTATGGCTCCGAATGGTAAATGCGGATTGAGCGGTGCGGAACAAGCGGTTGTTAAACTGCAGTGCGGTTTTCACGGttataaaaatctatagatatatggtatatgtaaaaaaaattgttactgttaactgcggtgcggaGTGATTTCTTACATTCAAAACCTATGGCTTTGAATGATAAACCGCACCGCACCATACaatatttaataacaaaaaaaatatatatatatatatatatatattgatctaTATGTTTTCGTTACTATCATCACCGCGGTACCGTTGTAGTATACTTGatgaagatgtaagatgtctgCCCTGAAGTAGTCGCTGACGTAGTTGCTGAAACAAACGTCGTAgtgagtggtgaagaccatgtggagtcaagatgctgagctggagtcgtgtagacttggagagcaagggagtatcttggagataaggaaagaggaataaacttgaggagcaagtttatgacttaaagaaagaggaataagtgcattACAGGAAAAAgaaagttgcacttattgttatggcagatgtccatacatgttgccttggagactagggtttcggAAATATGGAGAATAACTATAAGATAGCTATGGGGTCGTCTGTATAGAGACAGAGACACGGaggctgatcttatagagagagagaagctcttggagGTGTTCTTCggtcgtgctgaagcagtgcctgaagtacttgacggagaagagacataagcgggtagcttaggaatctttcagtagcgtatgttagggtgttaacactAGACGTGTAAAAGCTGAATAAGCAAGTCTTGTAAAGATTGTTTAAAGGAGATTCTAATAAAAGCATAGGTGTTTGCTTGTGTATTTGTCTCTTGATTTATCTTCTGTATTACTCAATTGTGGTATCATCTTTGCactaacaagtggtatcagagcggggcaCCTAAGTTGTCGGTGTTATCCTGAAGGTGAATATGGACACGATTATTTCTGTGCAGAAGGCGATCGTGTTCAATGCGGACCAGTATTGTCATTGGAAGGCTCGCATGAAGAAGATGATTCGAGGAATCAATGAAGATGCGTGGACAGCTGTGGAGATTGGTTGGGAGGAGCCTACCATAGTCGCAGGAGGTGAGAAGAAGCCTAAACCAAAAGAGGATTGGTTAGAGGCAGAACGCAATGCATCAAAATTTAGTGCAAAGGCATTGTCGGTGATTTTTGGAGCTGTTGAAGCAGAGCAGTTTCAGCTGATTCAGGGGAGTACTTCGGCTAAAGAGGCGTGGGAGATCCTGCTGAATTCGTTTGAAGGAgatgagagtgtcaagaggacACGTCTAGATCATCTTGGGTCACAGTTTGAGAATCTCAGATGCTCTGATAATGATTATGTGGCGAGCTTTAGTGCCAAACTCAGTGGTATGATGCATGAAGCATTTGTACTTGGGAAGAAgtacaaggagaagaagctggtaaagaagttactACGTTGTCTTCCAACAAAGTTTGAACCTCACAAGGTGGTCTTGCAGATGACTACAAACACGGATGAGCTCAAGTTTGACAAACTTGTGGGTATGCTAAAGGCACAAGAGATGGAGAAAGACAGTAGTTCAGTCTCTACGTCAGGTGGTGCATCAAGGAGTATAGCTCTTGCTGCTGACAAAGATGGAGATAGATCTCTGAATGTTGAAGATGTCATGGGGATGTTGGCTAGGAATCTGAGTAAGATGATGAATTCCTCTGGTGGGTGGAATCAGTGTGGTCGCCAGGGAGGTGATCGTGGCAATAGCAAAAGAAGAGAACGTCTTAGATGCTATGAGTGTGAAGGTGTTGGTCATATAAAGGCTGACTGTCCTGTAGCACAATGGAGAGAACTTAAGTGTTATGAGTGTAGAGGTGTTGGACACACACGGCGTGAATGTCCAAACTCAAAGAAGGAAAAATGAGTTCCATTGCAGTCGTCTGATGATTCAAAGTCTGAGGAAGATGGAAAGGTGATGAAGAATCTTGTTGCATTTGGTGCACGCAAGGAGGAATCTAGTGAATCTTCGGATTCAGATGTTGGTACAGGTGATGAGGAGTATCACGTGCTGTACAACAAGTGGTTGAATCTCAAGGATCAGAATATGAGATGGGAGAATGTGGCTCAGAAGCAAACCAAGTTGCTTGAAGAAGTGCTGGAAGAACTTGCGACTGTAAGAGAAGAATGAGTCTTTGGAGCAGGAGCTTAGAAAGTTGAGGAAAGTCCAGCATAAGAGGTTGCCACGTTTCGTGCATGGGAGCACATCAGAAAGTGGAGCCAAAGGAGCTTGTCAGGAAGTACGTCGGGACGTACGACAGAAAGTAAGGCAGGAAGTTCTACAGCGCGTAGCTGTGAGTAACAAGCCGAAAGTAGTACATCAGTGCAACAACATGAAGGTCAGACAGGAGGTTCTGAAGCATGGTTGTGCAGTTGGTACAAGGAAGGAGACTGATCGATCGGTGCATCAGCAATTGTGTCAAGCCAAGCAAGAAGCAGCATCAGATGTGCTGTTGGCTCTGTGGaaaggttggacacaagaaggtgGAGTGTTTTGCTCGTGAGAAGAGCAGAAACATGGCCAAGAAGGTGAACAAGACGTTCACTAAGCCCAAGAGGGTTGAAGAGGTGTCCTTAGCCAAGAGTGGCTTACTTGATGAGATCAAGGATGAGACATCAGAAGATGGATGCAGCTCTGGTAGGAGTGATCTTGAGGTTGATCAAGAAGCATCAAGTCTGAAGCCAGGACACGAAGTTGTTTGTGGCACAAAAGGGAAGGAGATCGAAGTGCGTCAGGAAGTGGTGCGAGATGATCTTCAGGGGTGTGAAATCACTCCAAGACAATAGCAACGAGTGCAGAGGGCACTCGGTGCAGATGGGGAAGGGCTCATGGTCAAGAAGACGACACATGAAAGTAGCCAGGTCCTCAACAGAAGTGGGTCGAGAGGTAGCTCGACAGGTGCGTCAGATCGTGATGATGTACTTGTTATTCCGCTGCAGCAAGGGGCTGTGTCATGATTATACATGAAGAAACAGACGGTGGGTCtgtaagaccatctccaatggttcactctattttttactctaaaatagagtgactctataatagagttgtgatatattccaatggtactctattttagagtgaaaaatagagtgatgaacaaacaaaaaacaacttactctatatatagagtaaacccattttttactctattatagagtggaaaatagagtaccattggagcatttttactctaaactctattttagagtgaaaaatagagtggggttggagatgccctaaggCTTGACATCTAAGCATCTGTTTTACCTTAGTATGCAATCAAGCAGGGGGAGAATGGTGATGTTCTGGTCCTTAGTATGCATATCTCATGGGGGAGAAAAGCATGGTGTGGTGCGCATCTCGTGGGGGAGAAAAGCATATTTGGTATGAAAGTTTCCAGGTGAGAAACGTGGTTGCAACGTGGTTGCTGAACCAGAAGAGTGTTGTGCTTGATCGGCACACAAAGCTAAAAGgggaagattgaagatgtaagatgtctgTCCTGAAGTAGTCGTtgacgtagttgctgaagcagacgtcgtagtgagtggtgaagaccatgtggagtcaagatgctgagctggagtcgtgtagacttggagcgcaagggagtatcttggagataaGGAAAGAGAAATAAACTTGAGGAGaaagtttatgacttaaagaaagaggaataagtgcattccaGGAAAAAgaaagttgcacttattgttatggaagatgtccatacatgTTGTCTTGGAGATTAGGGTTTCGGGAACATGGAGAATAACTATAATATAGCTATGGAGTCGTCTGTATAGAGACAGAGACACGGAGGT
The Brassica napus cultivar Da-Ae chromosome A1, Da-Ae, whole genome shotgun sequence DNA segment above includes these coding regions:
- the LOC106360688 gene encoding probable serine/threonine-protein kinase At1g09600 gives rise to the protein MGCVSSKGVRTNDGYMETNHVSIPKDRTSKKQPSSEDTSVNGNDATLRLIPNTNHVFSDEEEEKKSFEMKSLESVSQKDTTVELLDNVGPLQPRVSRIASVSNGDRTAKVIAGWPSWLVSVAGEALSGWLPRSADSFEKLEMIGQGTYSNVYRARDLETNQIVALKKVRFANMDPESVRFMAREIIILRRLNHPNVMKLQGLIISKASASMYLVFEYMDHDLTGLASTPGIKFSQAQIKCYMKQLMLGLEHCHSCGVLHRDIKGSNLLLDRNNNLKIADFGLSTFYQRKQPLTSRVVTLWYRPPELLLGSTDYGVTADLWSTGCILAELFTGKPLLPGRTEVEQMHKIFKLCGSPSEEYWRRSRLRHATIFKPQHQYKRCLAETYKDLIPSSALALLDVLLAVEPEARGTTSSALQSEFFTTKPFPSEPSSLPRYQPRKEFDIKLREEEARRRKGASSKQNEQKRFSRAVPAPGANAELLASIQKRLGETNQTSVSETFNPEGDSGSGFRIEPHNPNTNGDNHSNGSSHLRTQRSYVQRGGAQLSRFSNSVAPNRDGSSQFGSMRDALVNQRWLEDGSGNCNLSQRLLEKPNGLRKDDPSSSSKGPLMGYDGEKRERIHYSGPLISGEGNLDEMLKEHERQILLAVRRAQADKAKRDVSRQARGSFLANGS